A genome region from Maridesulfovibrio salexigens DSM 2638 includes the following:
- the dxs gene encoding 1-deoxy-D-xylulose-5-phosphate synthase has translation MSKNDSSCGCGKYELLQKINNPAQVQELSDEQLTQLAEELRQCIINTVSVGGGHLAPSLGVIELTLALFKCFNLDHDRLVWDVGHQAYAHKILTGRYNEFHTLRQKDGISGFPRMAENTYDHFGVGHSSTSISAALGMAVASDLEGDNRNCVAVIGDGSMTAGQAFEGLNQAGGMKRKMVVILNDNEMSISTNVGALSAFLSRKLSHPVMNRFKKDFESILKQIPKIGDDLAMYAKRGEDSFKSFFTPGMLFESLDFTYLGPIDGHNLNELVDVLEQVKKMDGPVLVHVLTKKGKGYTPAEDNPTYFHGVGSFEPETGRAKKFKGGLPSYTEVFGNTLCNLAEKDDKIVAITAAMPEGTGTDKFREQFPDRFVDVGICEQHAVTFAAGLATLGFKPAVAIYSTFLQRSYDQVVHDVCLQNLNVNFFLDRGGLVGADGATHHGVFDMSYMRHIPNLIFMAPKDEAELSRMVRTAIDFDGPAAVRYPRGVGIGAILEETPSTLEIGEGELLRDGFDGVVITVGSRVWPAVEAVEEIDEEYGKAVAVFNARFIKPLPEQQILELASRFKKILIVEENAKAGGFSSAVVELLVDNNAIDGHEIKRLGIPDEFIEHGTQLELRNELGIDTAGMKKAMVEMLGLD, from the coding sequence GCTTCTGCAGAAAATAAATAATCCTGCGCAGGTTCAGGAACTGAGTGACGAGCAGTTGACTCAGCTTGCTGAAGAACTGCGTCAGTGTATCATAAATACCGTTTCCGTGGGCGGTGGGCACCTTGCTCCTTCTCTCGGAGTGATTGAACTGACTTTGGCGTTGTTCAAGTGTTTCAATCTTGATCATGACCGTCTGGTCTGGGACGTGGGTCATCAGGCCTATGCCCATAAAATTTTGACCGGACGCTACAACGAATTTCATACATTGCGTCAGAAAGACGGTATCAGCGGATTTCCGCGGATGGCGGAAAACACCTATGACCATTTCGGCGTAGGACATTCCAGTACTTCTATTTCCGCAGCTCTCGGTATGGCTGTAGCCAGTGACCTTGAAGGGGATAACCGTAACTGTGTGGCAGTTATCGGTGACGGCTCCATGACCGCAGGGCAGGCTTTTGAAGGGCTTAATCAGGCTGGTGGCATGAAGCGCAAGATGGTGGTTATTCTCAACGATAACGAGATGTCCATCTCCACCAACGTGGGTGCGCTTTCTGCGTTCCTTAGCCGCAAGCTTTCTCATCCGGTAATGAACCGTTTCAAGAAGGACTTTGAGTCCATTTTGAAGCAGATTCCCAAAATCGGTGATGACTTGGCCATGTATGCCAAACGTGGTGAAGATTCCTTTAAGAGTTTCTTTACTCCCGGAATGCTTTTTGAGTCCCTTGATTTCACGTACCTGGGGCCCATTGACGGTCATAATCTGAATGAGCTGGTCGATGTTCTGGAACAGGTCAAGAAGATGGACGGCCCGGTGCTGGTCCATGTCCTGACTAAGAAAGGCAAGGGGTATACCCCGGCAGAAGACAACCCCACCTATTTTCACGGTGTGGGCAGCTTTGAGCCGGAAACAGGCCGTGCCAAGAAGTTCAAGGGCGGACTGCCTTCTTATACTGAAGTTTTCGGTAACACCCTCTGTAATCTGGCGGAAAAGGATGACAAGATTGTTGCCATCACTGCCGCCATGCCCGAAGGGACCGGAACCGATAAATTTCGTGAACAGTTCCCGGACCGTTTTGTGGATGTAGGTATCTGTGAACAGCATGCGGTAACTTTTGCCGCAGGTCTGGCTACTCTGGGTTTTAAACCGGCGGTAGCAATTTACTCCACTTTCCTTCAGAGATCTTATGATCAGGTTGTGCATGATGTCTGTCTGCAGAATCTGAACGTGAATTTCTTCCTCGACCGTGGTGGACTGGTTGGAGCCGATGGTGCGACCCATCACGGTGTATTCGACATGTCCTACATGCGTCATATCCCGAATTTGATTTTCATGGCTCCCAAGGATGAGGCCGAGCTTTCACGCATGGTCAGAACTGCCATTGATTTTGACGGTCCTGCTGCTGTGCGTTATCCGCGCGGTGTCGGTATTGGGGCGATCCTTGAAGAGACACCCAGTACTCTCGAAATCGGTGAAGGTGAGTTGCTGCGCGACGGCTTTGACGGAGTAGTCATCACTGTTGGTTCAAGAGTCTGGCCCGCAGTTGAAGCTGTGGAAGAGATTGATGAAGAATACGGTAAGGCTGTTGCGGTCTTTAATGCCCGTTTCATTAAGCCGTTGCCTGAACAGCAGATTCTGGAACTGGCTTCCCGCTTTAAGAAGATCCTTATCGTGGAAGAGAACGCCAAGGCCGGTGGATTCAGTTCCGCAGTAGTTGAACTTCTGGTGGATAACAATGCCATCGACGGGCACGAGATCAAACGTCTCGGTATCCCCGATGAGTTTATCGAGCACGGAACTCAGCTTGAGCTTCGCAATGAACTCGGCATCGATACCGCAGGCATGAAAAAAGCTATGGTCGAGATGCTTGGACTGGATTAA
- a CDS encoding Lrp/AsnC family transcriptional regulator, which yields MAKKFTELEHNILALAGTNLSWSATPYADIAEQVGCSEQEVLDLLSRLKGDKIIRRFGATLRHQKAGYGANAMVAWRVTEDQEPEKVGEFMAARPEISHCYLRLTYEDWPYNLYTMIHGKGPDDCKNVVAELEEQTGITDHCTLRSLKELKKTSMVYFEKK from the coding sequence ATGGCAAAAAAATTTACTGAACTTGAGCATAATATTCTGGCGCTGGCGGGAACAAACCTTTCCTGGAGTGCAACTCCTTACGCAGACATTGCCGAGCAGGTAGGCTGTTCCGAGCAGGAAGTGCTGGACCTTTTAAGTCGCCTTAAGGGTGACAAGATCATCCGCCGTTTCGGAGCAACTCTCCGTCATCAGAAGGCCGGATATGGCGCAAATGCCATGGTTGCATGGCGTGTTACTGAAGATCAGGAGCCGGAAAAAGTCGGTGAGTTCATGGCCGCACGTCCTGAGATCAGTCACTGCTACCTGCGACTTACTTACGAAGACTGGCCGTACAACCTCTATACAATGATCCACGGCAAAGGCCCGGATGATTGCAAAAACGTAGTTGCCGAGCTTGAAGAGCAGACCGGAATTACCGATCACTGCACCCTGCGCAGTCTCAAAGAGTTGAAAAAGACCTCAATGGTCTATTTTGAAAAGAAATAA
- a CDS encoding substrate-binding periplasmic protein — protein sequence MLLVISFLFLPTAAKATESTLLVSGQIDWQPFLMKDNTGKVYGLMYEILEKAAHANGYTLEYRDMPWKRAVISLEKGKLDIMCGIFWNKNRARQFLFSPPILRNELHIFTNKPFKLERLIDLQGKTGDHIRGGSYGDLFDSFITSGKARFVEVTDDNTAINRLVRGYSDFFIGTYVDTTIKLSKRGLEQSIIALPYIVDTVNVYFAYPQKTKKKHSYEKINRTLEQMQASGEISKLINQYFNGTGIDPRKVIFKPEDLRGH from the coding sequence ATGTTGCTGGTTATATCCTTTCTCTTTCTGCCTACAGCAGCAAAAGCGACGGAATCTACTTTACTGGTATCAGGTCAAATAGACTGGCAGCCTTTTTTGATGAAAGACAATACCGGAAAAGTCTATGGCTTGATGTATGAGATATTGGAAAAGGCAGCCCATGCAAACGGCTACACACTGGAATACCGTGACATGCCGTGGAAACGAGCTGTCATTTCATTGGAAAAAGGCAAACTGGATATAATGTGCGGCATATTCTGGAACAAAAACAGAGCAAGACAGTTCCTGTTTTCTCCTCCTATTTTACGTAATGAACTGCACATTTTCACCAACAAGCCCTTCAAACTAGAAAGGTTAATAGACCTGCAAGGTAAGACGGGTGATCACATAAGAGGCGGGAGTTACGGAGATTTATTTGACAGCTTCATAACATCAGGCAAGGCTCGTTTTGTGGAAGTGACTGATGATAATACAGCTATAAACAGACTGGTGAGGGGATATTCAGATTTTTTTATCGGTACCTATGTTGATACCACAATAAAACTTTCGAAACGCGGACTGGAGCAATCCATCATAGCTCTGCCTTATATTGTAGATACAGTAAATGTATACTTTGCCTATCCCCAAAAAACCAAAAAGAAACATTCATATGAAAAAATCAACCGTACACTTGAACAAATGCAGGCCAGCGGAGAAATTTCCAAACTCATCAATCAATATTTCAACGGGACAGGAATAGATCCGCGAAAAGTCATTTTTAAACCAGAAGATCTACGTGGACACTAA
- a CDS encoding NAD(P)H-dependent glycerol-3-phosphate dehydrogenase: MKIAVIGAGAWGTTLANTLAKKGHNTHLWVREQELCDEITNTGYNSVFLPDFKLSPDLKCSSNPQQVMEGADYFLLVVPSQFLRSALADMKQYFPQNPAVVCASKGIELNTGAPMSQVVFESLEGLNPRFAHLSGPTFAYELSAELPTSIVLGCGDEKLAAEVQDIFSTPYLRIYTNPDYRGVELGGAIKNIMAIAAGMADGLKFGHNTRAALITRGIAEMSRLGEAMGAQASTFMGLSGMGDLVLTCTGDLSRNRQVGLKLGQGMKLNEILKMRMVAEGVKTTESVYFLAKKLGVELPITEQVYKILYEDKDPATAVCDLMNRDLKAE, translated from the coding sequence ATGAAAATAGCAGTAATCGGAGCCGGAGCATGGGGAACCACCCTTGCAAACACTCTGGCTAAGAAAGGACATAACACTCACCTCTGGGTCCGCGAACAAGAACTTTGTGATGAAATAACCAACACCGGATATAACTCAGTATTTCTTCCTGACTTCAAACTTTCCCCGGACCTCAAATGCAGCAGTAATCCTCAGCAGGTTATGGAGGGAGCGGATTACTTCCTTCTTGTGGTTCCAAGCCAATTCCTGCGCAGTGCACTGGCTGATATGAAGCAGTACTTCCCGCAGAATCCCGCAGTTGTCTGCGCCAGCAAAGGTATTGAGCTGAATACCGGAGCACCCATGTCACAGGTGGTCTTTGAATCATTGGAAGGTTTAAATCCAAGATTTGCCCATCTCTCAGGCCCCACCTTTGCTTATGAGCTGAGTGCTGAACTTCCGACATCCATTGTGCTCGGCTGCGGAGACGAGAAACTGGCCGCAGAGGTGCAGGATATTTTCTCTACCCCTTATTTGCGTATCTATACCAACCCGGACTACCGGGGAGTAGAACTGGGCGGTGCCATTAAAAATATCATGGCGATTGCCGCAGGTATGGCCGACGGATTGAAATTCGGGCATAACACACGTGCAGCCCTGATCACCCGTGGGATTGCTGAAATGAGCAGACTGGGTGAAGCCATGGGCGCGCAAGCTTCCACATTCATGGGGCTTTCCGGCATGGGCGACCTTGTACTTACCTGTACCGGTGACCTTTCCCGTAACAGGCAGGTCGGTTTAAAGCTCGGCCAGGGAATGAAACTGAATGAAATCCTGAAAATGCGCATGGTGGCCGAGGGAGTAAAAACAACCGAATCAGTTTACTTTCTCGCAAAAAAACTGGGAGTAGAGCTGCCGATAACCGAACAGGTTTACAAAATTCTATATGAAGACAAAGATCCCGCCACTGCTGTTTGCGATCTGATGAACCGCGATCTCAAGGCGGAATAA
- a CDS encoding chemotaxis protein yields the protein MLDNEILLDTGTNEFEIIEFFIDEVDGGTDERDYFGINVAKVLEVVEAPDGLEAADGAPHPSYLGTMSLRDIILPVIDLAVWLGIERKESDYELIVVTEINNVITGFLVTGVTQIHRIGWGDLKTPNKYIADLDTNCITGTVHLEDRFVLMIDLERILGELDPEMAERSDGQVYTAPEKMTAVLVDDSVSVRALLNKNFESANFEVKLYTNGQEALEALKEINAEAKESGGTINNVVDIVVSDIEMPQMDGYTLTRSIKEHADLSCLPVILFSSLITKGLYHKGEAVKADDQITKPEFNELTGRAISLIEKYRAKRQ from the coding sequence ATGCTGGATAATGAAATATTATTGGACACCGGGACTAACGAGTTCGAGATTATTGAGTTCTTTATCGATGAGGTCGATGGTGGCACTGATGAACGTGATTATTTCGGTATAAACGTGGCAAAAGTGCTTGAAGTTGTTGAAGCTCCTGATGGGCTTGAGGCCGCTGATGGCGCTCCGCATCCCAGCTATCTGGGCACCATGTCTCTGCGTGATATAATTCTTCCGGTTATTGATTTGGCGGTCTGGCTTGGTATCGAGCGTAAGGAGTCTGATTACGAATTGATTGTGGTTACCGAGATAAACAACGTAATCACAGGTTTTCTGGTTACAGGGGTAACCCAGATTCATCGCATCGGCTGGGGAGATTTGAAGACACCCAATAAGTACATCGCAGACCTTGATACCAACTGCATTACCGGTACAGTGCATCTTGAAGATCGTTTTGTCCTTATGATCGATCTTGAGCGTATTTTGGGGGAACTTGATCCTGAGATGGCTGAGCGGAGTGACGGTCAGGTTTATACTGCCCCGGAAAAGATGACTGCTGTTTTAGTAGACGACTCTGTTTCTGTGCGTGCTCTTCTCAATAAAAATTTTGAATCTGCCAATTTTGAGGTCAAGCTTTACACCAACGGTCAGGAAGCCTTGGAAGCACTCAAAGAAATTAACGCTGAAGCCAAGGAAAGCGGGGGAACAATCAATAATGTAGTTGATATTGTCGTCTCAGATATTGAGATGCCCCAGATGGATGGCTATACACTGACTAGGAGTATTAAGGAGCACGCGGATCTCTCCTGCCTGCCGGTAATTCTTTTTTCTTCTCTCATAACCAAAGGGCTCTACCACAAGGGTGAGGCTGTCAAAGCGGATGACCAGATCACCAAGCCGGAATTTAACGAGCTTACCGGCCGGGCCATCAGCCTGATTGAAAAGTACAGAGCTAAGCGGCAGTAG
- the nrfA gene encoding ammonia-forming cytochrome c nitrite reductase, with the protein MKKNTIILVGALIAIAFMTYMLLSINTRKTEQVLLNTTPVIKEKGVEARSDIWGKEYPRQYDTWKKTKDSNKIEDMVEKYPQLAILWAGYGFAKDYNAPRGHFNALQSNINTLRTGAPTGPNDGPMPMACWSCKSSDVPRIMERDGELQYFTGKWARMGSEIVNPIGCADCHNSQTSQLEISRPYLKRGLEASGRKLEDLTFQDMRSLACAQCHSEYYFKKTPYTDEAGNKQVAAVVTFPWAKGLAAENMEEYYNEYGFKDWTHGISKTPMLKAQHPGYEIFTTGIHFKRGLSCADCHMPYTQEGSVKFSDHQIQDPLNNIANSCLTCHRQSEEEFKQIVEEKLKRKDQLNVIAMNSLANAHLLAKKAWEVGATEAEMEKPINTIRSAQWLWDYSIASHGSFFHAPGETLRLLGVANNKAMQARLELQNILANHGVTDYEVPDFSTKEKAQKLAGVPFDKLVKEKMRFKKGMVVEWYDEAVKAGRLDKNWWKILPDNTAYPQN; encoded by the coding sequence ATGAAGAAGAATACTATCATACTAGTGGGGGCTCTGATTGCGATAGCCTTCATGACGTACATGCTGCTTTCAATCAACACCAGGAAGACTGAACAAGTTCTGCTGAACACCACTCCCGTTATTAAAGAAAAGGGAGTGGAAGCCAGAAGCGACATCTGGGGCAAGGAATACCCTCGCCAATATGATACTTGGAAAAAAACCAAAGACAGTAACAAGATTGAAGATATGGTGGAGAAATATCCCCAATTGGCAATCCTTTGGGCTGGCTACGGTTTTGCTAAAGATTATAATGCACCTCGCGGACACTTCAATGCTCTGCAAAGTAATATCAATACCTTACGTACCGGCGCACCGACCGGTCCCAATGACGGACCGATGCCTATGGCATGCTGGTCCTGTAAATCTTCTGATGTTCCGCGCATTATGGAAAGAGACGGTGAGCTTCAATACTTCACCGGGAAATGGGCAAGAATGGGTAGCGAGATCGTAAACCCCATCGGCTGCGCAGACTGTCACAACAGCCAGACAAGCCAGCTCGAAATATCAAGACCTTATCTCAAACGCGGCCTCGAAGCGAGCGGCAGAAAACTGGAAGATCTCACTTTTCAGGATATGCGCTCTCTGGCCTGCGCCCAGTGCCACTCTGAGTATTACTTCAAAAAGACCCCTTACACCGACGAAGCAGGCAATAAGCAGGTTGCCGCTGTAGTAACCTTCCCATGGGCTAAAGGACTCGCTGCCGAGAACATGGAAGAATACTACAATGAATACGGCTTCAAGGATTGGACTCATGGCATTAGTAAGACTCCCATGCTTAAAGCCCAGCACCCCGGTTATGAAATATTCACTACCGGCATCCACTTCAAGCGCGGCCTTTCCTGCGCAGACTGCCACATGCCTTACACTCAGGAAGGCAGCGTCAAATTCTCTGATCACCAGATTCAGGATCCTCTGAACAACATCGCAAACTCATGCCTGACCTGCCACCGCCAGAGTGAGGAAGAGTTCAAGCAGATTGTAGAAGAAAAGCTGAAGCGTAAAGACCAGCTGAATGTTATCGCCATGAACAGCCTTGCCAATGCGCACCTTTTGGCCAAGAAGGCATGGGAAGTTGGCGCAACCGAAGCTGAAATGGAAAAGCCCATCAATACCATCCGTTCCGCACAGTGGCTCTGGGATTACTCCATTGCCAGCCATGGTTCTTTCTTCCATGCTCCCGGCGAAACCCTGCGCCTTCTGGGTGTAGCAAACAACAAGGCTATGCAGGCCCGTCTGGAACTCCAGAACATTCTCGCAAACCACGGTGTGACCGACTACGAAGTGCCTGACTTCTCCACAAAGGAAAAAGCTCAGAAGCTTGCCGGAGTTCCGTTTGATAAGCTCGTTAAAGAAAAGATGAGATTCAAGAAGGGAATGGTTGTCGAATGGTATGATGAAGCTGTTAAAGCAGGACGTTTAGATAAGAACTGGTGGAAGATTCTGCCGGACAACACTGCTTACCCGCAGAACTAA
- a CDS encoding long-chain-fatty-acid--CoA ligase — protein MEINRPWLDHYDPDVPQTVNFVYRPLFEYLDLTAEKWPKRKAIEFQNWSISYGKLQREVEIMAANLRKLGIEPGDRIAIMLPNTPQMIMTYFAILKAGAVVTLTNPLYMETEIVHQLSDSGAKMLITIDLLWSKIEKLRDKLPVRKYLVTRISDTLKFPLNSLYKLKCMREKNSPKVPYNDSSILKWDILRKGKERYSAQNIRPEDTALLQYTGGTTGLSKGCNLTHANLGANVQQCHAMLNSLGDDKEIVMGILPYFHIYGLTVCLHFPTMLGATMVPFPRYVPLDVLKTMHKLKPTLFPGAPALYISLLQQKEVEKYDVKSVKYCLSGSSPMPVEGIKQFKEVFGATIVEGFGLTEASPVTHLNPLRGNKKPGSIGMPLPSTDAAIVDMEVGSVQLPPGKMGELVIRGPQVMKGYYNKPDETAGTLRNGWLYTGDIAYMDEEGYFYIVDRKKDMIISSGYNIYPREVDEVLYKHPKIQEAVTVGLPHKTRGEIIKIYIVLKEGQSMDRAEVIAYCRDKLAGYKVPRQVEFRSELPKTMVGKVLRRALREEEAQKKK, from the coding sequence GTGGAGATTAATCGCCCGTGGCTGGATCACTATGATCCGGATGTGCCTCAGACAGTAAATTTTGTATATCGGCCGTTATTTGAATATCTGGATCTCACAGCTGAAAAATGGCCAAAACGCAAGGCCATTGAATTCCAGAACTGGTCAATCAGTTATGGCAAGCTTCAACGCGAAGTTGAGATAATGGCTGCGAATCTGCGCAAGCTGGGCATTGAACCGGGAGACCGGATCGCTATTATGCTGCCCAATACCCCGCAGATGATTATGACCTACTTTGCAATTCTCAAAGCCGGAGCCGTTGTCACTCTGACCAACCCGCTGTACATGGAGACTGAGATCGTTCACCAGCTCAGCGATTCCGGGGCTAAAATGCTGATCACCATCGATCTGCTTTGGTCCAAGATCGAGAAACTGCGCGACAAACTCCCGGTACGCAAATATCTGGTCACCAGAATTTCCGACACACTCAAATTCCCACTGAACAGCCTCTATAAATTAAAGTGCATGCGGGAGAAAAACTCCCCCAAAGTTCCTTACAACGACTCTTCAATTCTCAAATGGGATATCCTGCGTAAAGGAAAAGAACGCTACAGCGCTCAGAACATCAGACCGGAAGACACGGCCCTGCTGCAATACACAGGCGGAACTACCGGCCTCTCCAAAGGTTGCAACCTGACTCACGCAAACCTTGGTGCAAACGTTCAGCAGTGCCACGCCATGCTTAACAGCCTTGGCGATGATAAAGAAATTGTGATGGGTATCCTGCCCTATTTTCATATCTACGGGCTGACTGTCTGTCTGCACTTCCCGACTATGCTCGGGGCAACTATGGTTCCATTCCCGCGCTATGTGCCTCTGGATGTACTCAAAACCATGCACAAGCTGAAGCCGACTCTTTTTCCGGGTGCTCCGGCACTTTACATTTCCCTGCTCCAACAGAAAGAAGTGGAGAAATACGATGTAAAGTCAGTTAAATACTGTCTGTCCGGTTCCTCTCCCATGCCGGTAGAAGGAATCAAACAATTCAAAGAAGTTTTCGGCGCAACCATTGTTGAAGGATTCGGGCTCACAGAAGCCTCTCCGGTAACTCATCTCAACCCGCTGAGAGGCAATAAAAAGCCCGGTTCCATCGGCATGCCCCTACCTTCCACTGATGCTGCAATTGTCGATATGGAAGTGGGCAGCGTTCAGCTTCCTCCGGGAAAAATGGGTGAGCTTGTTATCCGCGGGCCGCAGGTAATGAAAGGCTATTACAACAAGCCGGATGAAACTGCGGGAACCCTGCGCAACGGCTGGCTTTACACCGGAGACATCGCCTACATGGATGAGGAAGGTTACTTCTACATCGTAGACCGCAAGAAGGATATGATCATTTCCAGCGGCTACAACATATACCCCCGCGAAGTGGATGAAGTACTCTACAAACATCCCAAGATTCAGGAAGCCGTTACTGTAGGCCTGCCCCACAAAACACGTGGAGAAATCATTAAGATCTATATCGTGTTGAAAGAAGGCCAAAGCATGGACCGTGCCGAGGTCATTGCCTATTGCCGTGATAAACTGGCCGGCTACAAAGTCCCCAGGCAGGTAGAATTCCGCAGTGAACTGCCTAAGACCATGGTCGGTAAAGTCCTGCGTAGAGCCCTTCGTGAAGAGGAAGCTCAGAAGAAAAAATAA
- the nrfH gene encoding cytochrome c nitrite reductase small subunit, producing the protein MNFNSVLRFCALASVTVAVVMGVYLVQESKATSYMSNDSTACINCHVMESYYATWQHSSHAQRAQCVDCHLPVENYIDKYASKSRDGWNHSVAFTLNTYGKRMLITEDGSRRVQENCIRCHASFSKTLIKNVDRYHAFDSESLGERKCWDCHRYVPHGKVRSIDAAPVRLGVKWTQ; encoded by the coding sequence ATGAACTTTAACTCGGTTCTAAGGTTCTGTGCCTTGGCAAGTGTAACAGTCGCAGTGGTGATGGGGGTGTATTTGGTCCAAGAGTCCAAAGCCACATCCTACATGTCAAATGACTCCACAGCCTGTATCAATTGCCACGTCATGGAGAGTTATTACGCGACATGGCAGCACAGTTCCCACGCTCAACGCGCCCAATGTGTTGACTGTCATTTGCCGGTGGAGAACTACATCGACAAATACGCGTCCAAGAGCCGCGACGGATGGAATCACTCTGTCGCTTTCACATTGAACACATATGGAAAACGCATGCTCATCACAGAGGATGGTTCCCGCCGTGTTCAAGAAAACTGTATCAGATGTCATGCCAGCTTTTCGAAGACACTCATCAAAAATGTTGATCGCTACCACGCGTTTGACAGTGAGTCGTTAGGGGAAAGAAAATGCTGGGATTGCCACCGCTATGTCCCGCACGGGAAAGTACGCAGCATTGATGCCGCACCCGTAAGACTTGGCGTGAAGTGGACTCAATAA